One region of uncultured Methanolobus sp. genomic DNA includes:
- a CDS encoding SIMPL domain-containing protein has translation MSSDTKNDKSYFAIIALSVVLVVMSLTIYAISQDGVEQTASDTITMSGYAEEKVVPDTASLSIGVVIQSETSNEASDENAAIMSAVISELKALGLEDKEIQTSYVSVYPVYNYEGERTITGYSASNSVQVTTTNLAILSDIVDNSTAAGANQIGSISFTVSDDMQEELRADLMDEAVDDASSKANDLADSLGLKITGVQTASVNDNSNSRIYYAMEEAAMDMDGGAPSTPIEPGESTVSMSVQVTYYIE, from the coding sequence ATGTCATCTGACACCAAAAACGACAAATCATACTTCGCCATCATTGCACTATCAGTTGTGCTGGTGGTGATGTCACTAACGATCTATGCCATCTCACAGGATGGAGTAGAACAGACTGCATCCGACACAATTACAATGAGCGGATATGCCGAAGAGAAAGTAGTACCAGACACCGCATCCTTAAGCATAGGTGTCGTGATCCAGTCCGAGACATCAAATGAAGCATCTGACGAGAATGCCGCCATAATGAGTGCTGTCATATCAGAACTCAAAGCTCTCGGACTGGAAGACAAAGAAATCCAGACATCCTATGTTTCCGTGTATCCGGTCTACAACTATGAAGGAGAAAGGACCATCACAGGTTACTCCGCATCCAACAGCGTCCAGGTCACAACAACAAATCTCGCCATCCTGAGCGATATCGTTGACAACTCCACAGCCGCAGGGGCTAATCAGATTGGAAGTATCTCCTTCACAGTCTCCGATGACATGCAGGAAGAGCTACGTGCAGATCTCATGGACGAAGCAGTAGACGATGCATCATCAAAGGCAAATGATCTTGCAGACAGCCTGGGTCTTAAGATCACAGGTGTGCAGACCGCATCCGTAAACGATAATAGTAACTCAAGAATCTACTATGCAATGGAAGAAGCAGCAATGGACATGGACGGAGGAGCACCTTCAACTCCGATAGAACCTGGAGAGTCCACAGTCTCAATGTCAGTTCAGGTAACATACTACATTGAATAA
- a CDS encoding UDP-N-acetylglucosamine--N-acetylmuramyl-(pentapeptide) pyrophosphoryl-undecaprenol N-acetylglucosamine transferase — protein sequence MRVMIFVCGEGLGHTSRCISIGKKLVSAGHDVHFGAYGYSKELIERKGFKTHEVPSEITLVGKAGSLNLKKSILATFKRGQFLGLIKIRKLLKKTRPDVVISDSYFMGMISAKSRSIPCYLVVNQSNMEEFFKGKGISSRIIVEIVKKSYIGMFRIADKIIIPDFPLPHTICRKNLEFKKDMWKKVFFSGPLTGKTFEETTTEELERPHVLCTVGGFGYREPIFRKVIEAAGMDESINYTLLSGPSVDPESLGTLPENVTILKFIDDQFPYMKASDLVIAPGGHSTMMEALSFGVPMISVPDKKHSEQQNNAFVIEEDGLGKKLDYSASPEEILENIRLLINDEKYSNKLAGMREMAVELNGPGAVRLMVEESLAR from the coding sequence ATGAGAGTAATGATATTTGTCTGCGGCGAAGGTCTTGGACACACCAGCAGGTGTATATCCATTGGCAAAAAGCTTGTTTCTGCGGGGCATGACGTGCATTTCGGAGCTTACGGGTATTCTAAAGAACTAATTGAACGTAAGGGATTTAAGACGCACGAAGTTCCTTCAGAGATTACCCTCGTTGGTAAAGCCGGTTCACTGAATCTGAAGAAATCTATTCTTGCAACCTTCAAGAGAGGGCAGTTCCTTGGTTTAATAAAGATACGAAAGCTACTTAAAAAAACCAGACCTGATGTCGTGATATCAGACAGCTATTTCATGGGAATGATAAGTGCTAAATCCCGCAGCATTCCATGCTATTTGGTTGTGAATCAGTCAAATATGGAAGAATTCTTTAAAGGCAAAGGGATTTCAAGCAGGATAATAGTTGAGATTGTGAAAAAATCCTATATTGGCATGTTCAGGATAGCTGATAAAATAATTATTCCTGATTTTCCGTTGCCGCACACCATATGCAGGAAGAATCTGGAATTTAAGAAAGATATGTGGAAAAAGGTTTTTTTCAGCGGTCCGCTTACCGGAAAGACCTTTGAGGAGACAACTACTGAGGAACTGGAACGTCCGCACGTACTCTGTACCGTAGGTGGATTCGGCTACCGTGAACCGATTTTTAGAAAAGTTATCGAAGCTGCCGGCATGGATGAGTCTATCAATTACACCTTACTTTCGGGCCCAAGCGTTGACCCTGAAAGTCTTGGAACTTTGCCGGAGAATGTAACCATACTCAAATTCATCGATGACCAGTTCCCATACATGAAAGCATCCGACCTGGTTATCGCTCCCGGAGGCCACAGTACCATGATGGAAGCCCTGAGCTTTGGAGTTCCAATGATCAGCGTTCCTGATAAGAAACATAGCGAGCAGCAGAACAATGCTTTTGTTATTGAGGAAGACGGCCTTGGAAAGAAACTGGACTACTCCGCATCTCCCGAAGAGATACTTGAGAACATCAGGTTGCTTATTAATGATGAAAAATACAGCAACAAGCTTGCCGGGATGCGGGAGATGGCTGTGGAACTGAACGGACCGGGGGCTGTAAGGTTAATGGTTGAGGAAAGCCTGGCCAGATAG
- a CDS encoding DedA family protein: MSNWEFLIPYLEHLSYAGIFITLAFLGHFVPLPEEVLLLIVGYIVSLGYGNLWIVIIVSLIAGASGDFLLYWLSRNGNKLLSRFDHNKDKKKIVRYERLMESHGAKTIFTFRLIVGLRFFGPVVAGSANVPWRKFVSYDLLALLAFYPFLITAGYIFHSKLQNLITDVSILSHVIFFTVAGLFAIVLSIYLRKNFSHRT; the protein is encoded by the coding sequence ATGAGTAATTGGGAGTTCTTAATACCTTATCTTGAACACCTGTCATATGCAGGTATTTTCATAACTCTCGCATTCCTTGGACATTTTGTACCACTTCCGGAAGAAGTTCTTCTTCTCATAGTGGGCTATATTGTAAGCCTTGGTTATGGAAATCTCTGGATAGTCATCATTGTCAGCCTGATAGCAGGCGCTTCCGGTGACTTCCTGCTCTATTGGCTCAGTAGAAATGGAAATAAATTACTATCACGTTTCGATCATAACAAAGATAAGAAAAAGATCGTCCGGTATGAGCGTTTAATGGAAAGTCACGGTGCTAAAACTATCTTCACATTTCGCCTCATAGTAGGCCTGCGTTTTTTTGGTCCGGTTGTTGCAGGTTCCGCAAACGTACCATGGCGTAAATTTGTATCCTATGACCTTTTAGCCCTGCTTGCCTTTTACCCTTTTCTAATAACAGCAGGCTACATTTTCCACAGCAAGCTTCAAAACCTGATAACTGATGTCAGCATCCTGAGCCACGTCATCTTTTTTACAGTAGCTGGATTATTCGCAATAGTTCTGAGCATTTATTTAAGGAAGAACTTCTCACATCGAACTTAA
- a CDS encoding deoxyribodipyrimidine photo-lyase — protein sequence MAKEYSLSLFIFRRDLRVNDNTALNHAMESSDEVIPCFIFDPRLADEKRKHFNHNAFQFLLECLEDLDLQLKSANGNLFLFSGLPENVIMDLKKNHGITAVFFNEDYTPFSRKRDDTLLKTCEDSGIDLVSCHDALLHEPGSVLTNEGRTYSVFSQFFKKASQKEISLPEMTEGGKFYSGNLNVSQVSLSDFSIGRNLSLFTKGGRIQALSVLQKIRVFRNYENERDFPSVTGTTGLSAHNKLGTISIREFYHYVENELGRDHTLINELHWRDFFTHIAVAHSYVFTGAFKKKFDSLSWSDDEKLFDAWCKGKTGFPIVDAGMRELNTTGYMHNRVRMIVSSFLVKDLHIDWKWGERYFASQLVDYDPCVNNGNWQWAASTGADSQPYFRIFNPWLQQKKFDPDCLYIKKWIPELEALSPKVIHSMDKGQQLLGVDYPQPIVDHSKERNVALAAFKAVG from the coding sequence TTGGCAAAAGAATACAGTTTATCTCTGTTCATATTCAGACGTGACCTGCGGGTTAATGATAATACTGCTTTAAACCATGCGATGGAGAGCTCCGATGAGGTAATTCCATGTTTCATTTTCGACCCAAGGCTTGCTGATGAAAAGAGAAAACATTTCAATCATAATGCTTTCCAGTTCCTGCTGGAATGTCTTGAAGACCTGGATTTACAGTTAAAATCCGCAAATGGTAATCTATTCCTGTTTTCAGGATTGCCGGAAAATGTCATTATGGATTTGAAAAAGAATCATGGAATTACTGCTGTTTTTTTCAATGAGGATTACACTCCTTTTAGCAGAAAACGTGATGATACACTTCTTAAGACCTGTGAGGATTCAGGTATTGATCTTGTAAGCTGCCATGATGCTTTACTACATGAACCCGGTTCTGTGCTTACAAATGAAGGGAGAACCTATTCTGTGTTCTCCCAGTTCTTCAAAAAAGCTTCTCAAAAAGAGATTTCACTGCCAGAAATGACAGAAGGGGGTAAATTCTATTCTGGCAACCTGAATGTATCTCAGGTTTCACTCTCTGACTTTTCAATTGGCAGAAATCTTTCTCTTTTCACAAAAGGGGGCAGAATCCAGGCTCTGTCTGTTCTTCAGAAAATAAGGGTGTTCCGGAATTATGAAAATGAACGTGATTTTCCTTCAGTAACAGGTACAACAGGACTTTCGGCTCATAATAAACTGGGAACTATATCTATACGTGAGTTCTATCATTATGTGGAGAATGAACTGGGAAGGGATCACACTCTCATAAATGAACTTCACTGGCGTGATTTCTTCACACATATCGCAGTTGCGCATTCCTATGTTTTCACTGGTGCCTTCAAGAAAAAATTCGACTCACTTTCATGGTCTGATGATGAAAAGCTATTTGATGCATGGTGTAAGGGGAAAACCGGCTTCCCGATTGTTGATGCCGGAATGAGGGAACTCAATACTACAGGGTACATGCATAACCGGGTAAGAATGATAGTTTCATCTTTCCTCGTAAAGGATCTGCATATTGACTGGAAATGGGGTGAACGATATTTTGCCAGCCAGCTTGTGGATTATGATCCATGCGTAAACAACGGTAACTGGCAGTGGGCTGCATCAACAGGTGCGGATTCGCAACCATACTTCCGGATATTCAACCCGTGGTTACAACAGAAGAAGTTCGATCCCGATTGTCTGTACATTAAAAAGTGGATCCCAGAGTTGGAAGCGCTTTCTCCAAAAGTCATTCATTCAATGGATAAAGGGCAGCAGCTTTTAGGCGTTGATTATCCACAGCCGATTGTGGATCATTCTAAGGAAAGGAATGTGGCACTTGCAGCGTTCAAGGCGGTAGGGTGA
- a CDS encoding glycosyltransferase, with protein sequence MPECKTSSDKRMIFLIFVCGEGLGHTGRCISLASEMQNAGHTVFIGAYGYSQKLIEESGYIVEEIPQELRLSGKKGALDLKNSIFSTAKVISLGNINSVTKLIERTKPDFVISDGYYNGIIAAKRKKVPVCIIVNQSSMQEFFRDKGFVIGAVGFVVKKFYTWIYRNVNMIFIPDFAPPYTICGSNLSFPDGVKNKIRFSGPVLRKKYEKVIPIKDLKRPHVLCSIGGFGYRFQIFKTLLEAAKMDNSINYTLIGGPDLDYDLLESVPENVDIRRLIPDPFPYYRSVDVVICTGGHGTITESLSYGLPVISFPDQSHNEQENNAQFIEDNEYGRRFSYSVTPEELLKAIRSLIDDEKYRSNVSALKEQAQKCHGPDFIREKLEEYFSSVPGEHSHQQFY encoded by the coding sequence ATGCCTGAGTGCAAGACAAGTTCGGATAAACGTATGATCTTTCTGATTTTCGTGTGTGGAGAAGGACTTGGTCACACCGGAAGATGTATTTCACTAGCATCTGAGATGCAGAATGCAGGCCACACTGTCTTCATAGGTGCCTATGGATATTCACAAAAATTGATTGAGGAATCCGGATACATCGTTGAGGAAATCCCGCAGGAGCTAAGGCTTAGTGGCAAAAAAGGGGCACTTGATCTGAAAAATTCCATATTTTCAACAGCAAAAGTCATTTCCCTGGGTAACATCAATTCAGTCACAAAACTGATAGAAAGAACAAAACCGGATTTTGTGATATCAGACGGCTACTACAATGGGATAATAGCTGCAAAACGCAAAAAAGTTCCCGTATGTATAATAGTGAACCAGTCAAGTATGCAGGAATTTTTCAGGGACAAGGGATTTGTAATAGGTGCAGTGGGGTTTGTCGTAAAGAAATTCTATACATGGATCTACAGGAATGTAAATATGATATTCATTCCGGATTTCGCTCCACCTTATACTATATGTGGTTCCAATCTTTCATTTCCTGATGGGGTAAAGAACAAGATCAGGTTCAGTGGTCCCGTGCTCAGAAAAAAATATGAAAAAGTCATTCCGATAAAAGACTTAAAGCGTCCGCATGTGCTTTGCAGTATTGGAGGTTTCGGTTATCGTTTCCAGATATTCAAAACCCTGCTGGAAGCAGCAAAAATGGACAATAGTATTAATTATACTCTTATAGGCGGCCCTGATCTGGACTATGATCTTTTAGAAAGTGTTCCTGAAAATGTGGATATCCGCCGTCTCATACCTGATCCCTTCCCATATTACAGGTCGGTGGACGTGGTTATCTGCACAGGAGGTCACGGGACTATTACAGAATCTCTCAGTTACGGGCTTCCTGTTATCTCATTCCCTGACCAATCACATAATGAACAGGAAAACAATGCTCAGTTCATTGAAGATAATGAATACGGAAGAAGATTTTCCTATTCCGTAACACCTGAGGAGTTGTTAAAAGCTATCCGTTCTCTAATAGATGATGAAAAATACAGGTCAAACGTGTCTGCATTAAAAGAGCAGGCACAGAAGTGCCACGGTCCGGATTTCATAAGGGAAAAGCTGGAGGAATATTTTTCCTCAGTTCCCGGGGAACATTCTCATCAGCAATTCTATTAG
- a CDS encoding iron ABC transporter permease, which produces MDHISKNVSSVHAVKDEYHRTLKRKVILICFLLFLLLVIIGFASTIGVIDFSITEVYHSIIDHFFPGYFQVSGKAERVIWNIRLPRVCLGILAGVGLGLAGAVMQGILRNPLASPYTLGISSASGFGAAVAITLGSGLLGGEYLIIGNAFAGALLSSIVVLALSGKKGTTPETMLLAGIAMMFLFSSSIALLQYFASDEAAKEVTFWLIGSLSYADWDNVKAIFVVLVLAVPLMMWKARDLNIIIAGDDTAKSLGLDVPKIRVMLMVLSSLLTASIVCFTGTIGFIGLVAPHITRMIIGGDNRFVFPVSALVGGVLLSVADIVSITVMSPVILPIGIVTSYMGVPLFMYLIIRKRKDYW; this is translated from the coding sequence ATGGATCATATTTCTAAAAATGTAAGTTCTGTCCATGCTGTTAAAGATGAATATCACAGAACACTAAAACGGAAAGTAATTCTTATCTGTTTTCTGCTTTTCTTACTTCTTGTTATCATTGGTTTTGCCTCGACTATAGGGGTTATTGATTTTTCAATTACTGAAGTATATCATTCAATAATCGACCACTTTTTCCCCGGTTATTTCCAGGTAAGTGGAAAAGCAGAGAGGGTGATCTGGAATATCAGGCTTCCAAGAGTATGTCTTGGAATCCTTGCAGGTGTCGGTCTTGGACTTGCAGGTGCGGTAATGCAGGGGATTTTGAGAAATCCTCTGGCTTCTCCATACACTCTGGGTATTTCCTCGGCTTCCGGATTTGGTGCAGCGGTGGCAATTACTCTTGGTTCCGGTTTGCTGGGCGGTGAATATCTCATAATCGGAAATGCGTTTGCAGGTGCACTGCTTTCATCAATTGTGGTTCTTGCCCTGTCGGGAAAAAAGGGTACAACTCCTGAAACAATGCTGCTTGCAGGTATTGCAATGATGTTCCTTTTCTCATCAAGTATTGCATTGCTCCAGTATTTTGCAAGTGATGAGGCAGCCAAGGAAGTTACTTTCTGGCTCATTGGTAGTCTGTCCTATGCTGACTGGGATAATGTAAAAGCCATATTTGTCGTACTTGTTCTGGCAGTGCCTTTGATGATGTGGAAAGCCCGTGATCTCAATATTATTATTGCAGGCGATGATACTGCAAAAAGTCTTGGCCTGGATGTTCCTAAGATCAGGGTCATGCTGATGGTTCTGTCTTCTTTACTTACTGCAAGTATCGTTTGTTTCACAGGTACCATTGGATTTATCGGACTTGTGGCACCGCACATAACCCGCATGATAATTGGTGGGGACAACCGCTTTGTTTTTCCGGTTTCTGCTCTGGTCGGGGGAGTTTTGCTTTCGGTTGCGGATATTGTTTCGATTACAGTGATGTCTCCTGTGATATTGCCAATCGGGATTGTCACTTCTTATATGGGTGTTCCGCTGTTCATGTATCTGATAATCAGGAAAAGGAAAGACTACTGGTGA
- a CDS encoding PsbP-related protein, producing the protein MTEIKKLMTYACVLCALLCAVLMTSGCMDDNNSDGTNNDNSNYATYSDSKNGFSVKYPDSWEKMEMTNRVTFKNNETNALANIAVLSMSSLGATSLEEVVDSYGAPGGEYTTFNGYEAYETIVSDPSDIDTRDILFVDGDRLFILSYISYLENEDEIETMNMILESIEVE; encoded by the coding sequence ATGACAGAAATTAAGAAACTCATGACTTATGCTTGTGTGCTGTGCGCACTATTATGTGCTGTTCTCATGACCAGCGGTTGCATGGATGACAATAACAGTGACGGCACAAACAATGACAATTCCAATTATGCCACATATTCAGATTCAAAAAATGGATTTTCTGTTAAATACCCCGATAGTTGGGAAAAAATGGAAATGACTAACAGAGTGACATTCAAGAATAATGAAACAAATGCGCTTGCCAATATAGCTGTTTTAAGTATGTCTTCGCTGGGCGCAACTTCACTTGAAGAAGTCGTAGATTCCTATGGCGCTCCCGGCGGCGAATATACTACCTTCAACGGATATGAAGCCTATGAAACAATTGTGAGCGATCCATCCGACATAGATACCAGAGATATCCTTTTCGTTGACGGAGACAGATTGTTCATTCTGAGCTATATCAGCTATTTAGAAAACGAAGATGAAATCGAGACTATGAATATGATTCTTGAATCTATTGAAGTGGAATAA
- a CDS encoding PHP domain-containing protein codes for MFRKQEKTMQKIIASDRATELLEDGWCKADLHVHTSCSYDVPASKLTKPENLFQKGLSDGLGFVTFTDHDTAKAYDRMGWNRDKLTTGVELSITDMKNVGHTVHINAFEFDKIQYSEMETIVQEKQDVYMLLDYFRENDILHMYNHPFWFKPGEKPNIMAVTELARQFPVIEYNMQDLKQKNFFSMVLAQRYRKGMAVTTDSHTGRIGRVHTLAKGNTFREYFKNIEKGRSYMMIDEPIWKHISHELNAWVELIFNMEKRMPYEGNYSTGVEVFDRVVNLVGGERRVKHPHIYNMTMHLTQQFFGSGVPFLLYRISKQPQVSRIGRVVNS; via the coding sequence ATGTTCCGCAAACAGGAAAAAACAATGCAAAAAATAATTGCATCTGACAGAGCAACAGAACTTCTTGAAGACGGCTGGTGTAAAGCAGACCTGCACGTCCACACTTCATGTTCATATGATGTACCGGCGAGTAAATTAACAAAACCGGAAAATCTTTTTCAAAAGGGGCTTTCAGATGGTCTTGGTTTTGTGACATTTACAGATCATGATACTGCAAAGGCATATGACAGAATGGGATGGAATCGGGACAAACTGACAACCGGAGTGGAATTATCAATTACCGACATGAAAAATGTCGGACACACAGTCCACATCAATGCTTTTGAGTTTGATAAAATACAGTATTCTGAGATGGAGACAATTGTACAGGAAAAGCAGGATGTATATATGCTTCTTGACTACTTCAGAGAAAATGACATATTGCATATGTACAATCACCCGTTCTGGTTCAAACCGGGGGAAAAGCCAAACATCATGGCCGTGACCGAGCTTGCAAGGCAGTTTCCGGTGATAGAATATAATATGCAGGACCTGAAGCAGAAGAACTTTTTCTCAATGGTGCTGGCACAGCGCTACAGAAAAGGAATGGCTGTGACAACTGACAGCCACACAGGCAGGATTGGAAGAGTCCATACTCTTGCAAAAGGAAATACCTTCAGAGAGTACTTCAAAAACATCGAGAAAGGCCGGTCTTATATGATGATCGATGAACCTATCTGGAAACACATCAGCCATGAACTGAATGCATGGGTAGAACTTATCTTTAATATGGAAAAACGCATGCCATACGAGGGTAACTACTCTACTGGAGTGGAGGTATTCGATAGAGTGGTTAACCTCGTTGGCGGAGAGAGAAGGGTGAAACACCCTCACATTTATAATATGACAATGCACCTTACACAGCAGTTCTTTGGTTCAGGCGTACCTTTCCTGCTATACAGGATATCAAAGCAGCCACAGGTTTCCAGAATCGGACGCGTTGTTAACAGTTAA
- a CDS encoding ABC transporter substrate-binding protein, translating into MVDNNVFTKALKIILIISSVFAVMCLPAAAIYIDELPCDSNGDDLIAEDELSDAICDLMLGTGDLSLDDVGDAAYVYTYWDGEPLTVTDHYNSRDVTLYRPVERIALASTPSVRIVASLGAADRVVGVYQNIIDDDGLLVTRAYPELRDLPSLGSGTTPNSEAIIEAEPDVVLYSASNKAAEVQDSTGIPVIALSATFGLHFDEDAGAYDVWRLAGKIIGEEDRAEELVSYAGDQVNSISSLSSSIATEDRFDAYIATGGSNEIIKCAPTYYALNIAGANNVAEGRPSSWGSAEVDKEQIIAWDPGVIFIRYYQAGQSMDKDAVLDDESLVDVSAVSNSRVYYIRGSSNGMDPAIAMADAYRMVKLMYPDESTEIDVEAEGNAIYKEFYGKDDLYSDMLDDFGVFERWNLTAS; encoded by the coding sequence ATGGTTGATAATAATGTCTTTACAAAAGCATTGAAGATTATTCTGATAATTTCATCTGTATTTGCTGTAATGTGTCTTCCGGCTGCAGCAATTTATATTGATGAACTTCCATGCGACAGCAATGGTGATGATCTCATAGCCGAAGACGAGTTGTCTGATGCTATCTGTGATCTTATGCTTGGTACTGGCGACCTTTCCCTTGATGATGTAGGCGATGCTGCCTATGTTTACACTTACTGGGATGGAGAACCCCTGACTGTTACTGATCATTATAACAGCAGGGATGTAACTCTGTACCGTCCGGTAGAAAGAATCGCATTAGCTTCCACTCCTTCTGTGAGGATAGTTGCTTCACTTGGTGCTGCTGACAGGGTAGTCGGTGTTTATCAGAATATTATAGATGATGATGGTTTGCTGGTAACCAGGGCTTATCCTGAACTTCGTGATCTTCCATCACTCGGTTCCGGTACCACTCCAAATTCTGAAGCTATAATTGAGGCTGAGCCTGATGTTGTACTCTATTCCGCATCAAACAAGGCTGCAGAAGTTCAGGATAGTACAGGAATCCCTGTTATTGCTTTAAGTGCTACATTTGGCCTGCATTTTGATGAAGATGCAGGTGCTTATGATGTATGGAGACTTGCAGGCAAGATAATTGGTGAAGAAGACAGAGCTGAAGAGCTTGTAAGTTATGCTGGGGATCAGGTTAATTCTATTTCGTCATTATCTTCCTCGATTGCCACAGAAGACCGGTTTGATGCTTACATCGCAACCGGAGGAAGCAATGAAATTATCAAGTGTGCCCCTACTTACTATGCTCTGAACATTGCAGGTGCCAATAATGTAGCAGAAGGGCGCCCTTCAAGCTGGGGTTCAGCCGAAGTTGATAAAGAGCAGATAATTGCATGGGATCCTGGTGTGATTTTCATAAGATATTATCAGGCAGGCCAGTCTATGGATAAGGATGCGGTTCTTGATGATGAATCACTTGTTGATGTATCTGCTGTCAGTAATTCCAGAGTTTACTACATAAGAGGTTCTTCAAATGGTATGGACCCTGCAATTGCAATGGCTGATGCTTATCGCATGGTTAAGCTGATGTATCCTGATGAGTCCACAGAGATTGATGTGGAAGCTGAGGGCAATGCCATATACAAAGAGTTCTACGGTAAGGATGACCTGTATTCAGACATGCTCGATGATTTCGGAGTATTTGAAAGGTGGAACCTGACGGCATCTTAA
- a CDS encoding HAD family phosphatase — protein MIEALIFDMDGVLIDSMHLHALAWKNAFMEVGISIDEKDIFALEGENDVGIVKRVLEMNENASADMDTILTTVPARKHQLFDRDSVSLFDGVDYMLRQIKTKFRLAVVSGSDRKIVEMMMEKYFPGIFDAVVSGDDTKNGKPAPDPYNKAVEMLGVSKNNCIVVENATLGVESAKNAGIFTIGIPTYLTSKELGHADIVLHDHEELFRLIELLMRMFPGN, from the coding sequence GTGATAGAAGCTCTGATATTTGATATGGACGGGGTGCTCATAGACTCTATGCACCTGCATGCACTGGCATGGAAAAATGCGTTTATGGAAGTTGGGATAAGCATAGATGAAAAAGACATATTCGCCCTTGAAGGCGAAAATGACGTTGGTATTGTGAAAAGAGTCCTTGAGATGAATGAAAATGCTTCCGCAGACATGGATACAATACTCACAACAGTGCCTGCAAGAAAACACCAGCTTTTTGACAGGGATAGTGTCTCCCTTTTTGATGGTGTTGATTATATGCTCCGGCAGATCAAGACAAAATTCAGGCTTGCGGTAGTTTCAGGTTCTGACAGGAAGATAGTGGAAATGATGATGGAAAAATATTTCCCGGGAATCTTTGATGCGGTTGTCAGCGGAGATGACACGAAAAATGGAAAACCTGCACCTGATCCTTACAACAAAGCAGTTGAGATGCTCGGTGTGAGCAAAAATAACTGCATAGTGGTTGAGAATGCGACCCTTGGTGTTGAATCTGCGAAAAATGCAGGAATATTCACCATAGGCATACCCACTTATCTTACCAGTAAAGAACTCGGACACGCCGACATAGTCCTGCATGACCACGAAGAATTATTCAGACTAATAGAATTGCTGATGAGAATGTTCCCCGGGAACTGA
- a CDS encoding heme-binding protein, with protein MDKGGAIFALLTVFAVMLGSWFFAGVHVSMTAEKIEYRVLYKLGENIEVREYGEMTTASTSSNDIDDAFFILSSYISGKNAEKKKIDMIYPVITFEDENVVNMSFILPETYSVNDTPVSVNPAISIQSVPERKVVAIKFSGSAKGEILETKRSALILQLDENNITTKGDFFLISYNPPWVPPALMRNEIAIEVA; from the coding sequence ATGGATAAAGGCGGGGCAATTTTTGCTTTATTGACAGTATTTGCTGTCATGCTTGGTTCATGGTTTTTTGCAGGTGTCCATGTTTCAATGACAGCAGAGAAAATTGAATACAGGGTACTGTATAAGTTGGGGGAGAACATCGAGGTAAGGGAGTACGGTGAAATGACAACTGCTTCCACGTCATCAAATGATATCGATGATGCTTTTTTCATACTGTCGTCTTACATTTCCGGTAAAAATGCAGAGAAAAAGAAAATTGATATGATATATCCGGTAATAACATTTGAGGATGAAAACGTTGTAAATATGTCATTTATACTCCCGGAAACGTATAGTGTAAATGATACACCTGTTTCAGTGAACCCGGCAATCTCTATTCAAAGTGTTCCTGAAAGAAAAGTGGTTGCGATCAAATTCTCAGGGTCTGCAAAAGGTGAGATTCTGGAAACTAAGCGTTCAGCTCTCATCTTACAACTTGATGAAAATAATATTACAACTAAAGGTGATTTTTTCCTGATTAGCTATAATCCTCCGTGGGTCCCTCCTGCTCTTATGCGGAATGAAATTGCTATTGAGGTGGCATAA
- a CDS encoding MarR family transcriptional regulator translates to MSKELVRRIFDKHLEHDCFFDKKMLNVAEDSSSLTFNTLPNKTIRIIHLKKEINPSRLGKILGVGKSTITSTIDSLEKNGLVIRKNDPDDMRKQILSLTCDGEKYHSDLMDIITERVAFISDSYGMSESELVEYYENLSRMVSLLDKYLSDY, encoded by the coding sequence ATGAGCAAAGAACTTGTCAGGAGGATATTTGATAAACATCTGGAGCATGACTGTTTTTTTGATAAGAAAATGCTTAATGTTGCTGAAGACTCTTCTTCTTTAACTTTCAACACTCTCCCTAACAAGACCATAAGAATAATTCATCTTAAAAAAGAGATAAACCCTTCCAGACTGGGTAAAATACTGGGTGTCGGGAAAAGCACTATCACTTCCACGATAGATTCCCTTGAAAAAAATGGTCTTGTCATAAGAAAAAACGATCCGGATGACATGAGAAAACAGATTCTCTCATTGACCTGTGACGGGGAAAAGTATCATTCTGACCTTATGGATATAATCACGGAACGTGTTGCTTTTATTTCAGATTCTTATGGTATGAGTGAATCCGAACTCGTAGAATATTATGAGAATTTGTCCAGGATGGTTTCCCTTCTGGATAAATATCTTTCTGACTACTGA